A single genomic interval of Zunongwangia sp. HGR-M22 harbors:
- a CDS encoding mechanosensitive ion channel family protein: protein MFERFDFKKSLESLVEKLTGWLDSLIVNLPNIILAVLVFILFWFVAKWVGKFVNRLLIKKVKQDSIREITVKVLKATITLVGFFVALGLLNLNQLLTSILAGAGVIGLAVGLALQGPLNNSFSGVILSFLPELQIGDWVETNGYAGSVIEINLRSIKIKQSDNNFVIIPNTKIVNESFKNFSRTERSRIFVDCGVHYDSDLEMVQKLTVDTIADLFPQNGQEEVEFMYNEFGDSSINFTVRFWTDAKKNYDILVAQSRAIIGIKKAFDGEGINIPFPIRTIDFSNKLDLNQAQEKSSKDSED from the coding sequence ATGTTTGAAAGATTTGATTTCAAAAAATCTTTAGAATCTTTAGTTGAAAAACTAACTGGATGGCTTGACAGCCTTATCGTGAACCTGCCAAATATAATTTTGGCAGTTCTCGTTTTTATACTTTTTTGGTTTGTGGCAAAATGGGTGGGTAAGTTTGTAAATCGCCTATTAATAAAAAAAGTTAAGCAGGATTCTATAAGAGAAATTACCGTAAAAGTTTTAAAAGCGACCATTACGCTTGTTGGATTTTTTGTTGCATTAGGTCTTTTAAATCTTAATCAACTACTAACCTCTATTCTTGCCGGTGCCGGAGTTATTGGTTTGGCTGTCGGTTTAGCATTGCAAGGGCCGTTAAATAATAGCTTTTCTGGTGTTATATTAAGTTTTTTACCAGAATTACAGATTGGTGATTGGGTAGAGACCAACGGCTATGCTGGTAGCGTAATAGAAATTAATTTACGAAGCATTAAGATTAAGCAATCTGATAATAATTTTGTAATTATACCGAATACTAAGATCGTAAATGAATCTTTTAAGAATTTTAGTAGAACCGAACGCTCAAGAATATTCGTGGATTGCGGAGTGCATTATGATTCTGACCTAGAAATGGTACAGAAATTAACCGTAGATACCATAGCAGATTTATTTCCGCAAAACGGTCAGGAAGAAGTGGAATTTATGTATAATGAATTTGGTGATAGTTCGATTAACTTTACAGTGAGATTCTGGACCGACGCTAAAAAGAATTACGATATTTTAGTAGCTCAAAGTCGAGCTATTATAGGGATTAAGAAAGCTTTTGATGGTGAAGGTATTAATATTCCATTCCCAATTAGAACCATTGATTTTTCAAATAAACTAGATTTGAATCAGGCTCAAGAAAAATCTAGTAAGGATTCAGAAGATTAA
- a CDS encoding Dps family protein: MNYLGLDKEKTAVTVDELNILLADYHLYYQKLRNFHWNVIGKNFFDLHEKFEEMYDDAKLKVDEIAERILTLRFQPTSNLSDYLKMSNLEESISELTDYDMIEQLINDHGVLLKQMRKVVKSADAAGDEGTIDLIGAYIRELEKTSWMLDAWKMKTTETHKAIAAE, translated from the coding sequence ATGAACTATTTAGGATTAGACAAGGAAAAAACAGCCGTTACAGTTGATGAGCTTAATATTCTGTTGGCTGACTACCATCTATATTATCAAAAACTTAGAAATTTTCATTGGAACGTAATCGGTAAAAATTTCTTCGATTTACATGAAAAATTTGAAGAAATGTACGATGATGCAAAACTTAAAGTTGATGAGATTGCCGAACGTATTCTAACGCTACGATTTCAGCCTACAAGTAATTTAAGTGATTACTTAAAAATGTCGAATCTAGAAGAATCGATATCTGAACTTACAGATTACGACATGATCGAACAGCTAATTAATGATCATGGTGTTTTGCTAAAACAAATGCGTAAGGTTGTTAAAAGTGCAGATGCTGCTGGTGATGAAGGAACTATCGATCTAATTGGTGCTTATATAAGAGAACTTGAAAAAACAAGTTGGATGTTAGATGCATGGAAGATGAAAACAACAGAAACTCACAAAGCTATAGCAGCGGAATAA
- a CDS encoding phosphoribosylpyrophosphate synthetase produces MKDYGTLSQAINKLKLEEGYEHDFNLLDEHLELKSEKEKFAAHEFDVDKVLRFEGMSNPDDNSILYAITTESGRKGILVDGYGISSGQLSEEMSKKLDLKENRPIK; encoded by the coding sequence ATGAAAGATTACGGAACCCTGTCTCAGGCAATTAATAAATTAAAATTAGAAGAAGGTTACGAACATGATTTTAACCTTTTGGACGAACATTTAGAACTTAAATCTGAAAAAGAAAAATTTGCTGCTCACGAATTTGATGTAGACAAAGTTTTACGATTTGAAGGAATGAGTAATCCAGACGATAATTCAATTTTATACGCGATAACTACAGAAAGTGGTCGCAAAGGTATATTAGTTGATGGTTATGGGATTTCTAGCGGTCAGCTTTCAGAAGAAATGAGCAAAAAATTAGATCTTAAAGAAAACCGACCAATAAAATAA
- a CDS encoding LacI family DNA-binding transcriptional regulator, with the protein MKNKITLKELSKLLNVSVSTVSKALNDSPEISQKTVERVKELAKLHNYRPNPVAVNLKSSRSGTIGVIIPNIANVFFAKVLSGIEARAQEEGLQVITYISNESYDREVQIIDHLTSGFVDGVLLSIAEETQRKRAFDHIYQLIDYDIPVVLYDRINYDMPVDKVGVDDAESFKKVTNKLIKKGLKKIGVVSTILHLVNGKERIRGYQEALLPSMKEHIAASTRREFLDERIREILIEDRVQAVLCCDTESTMKVYRYAHEHNIRIPEDLKVVGFLNEEITKYLTPSISYIEQNPRKIGKGAMKLLGKRLKGEAELNKTTEKIIKTKLMHLESTDFDSDK; encoded by the coding sequence ATGAAAAACAAGATCACCTTAAAAGAGCTTTCTAAATTGCTAAACGTTTCAGTTTCTACTGTATCGAAGGCACTTAATGACAGTCCTGAAATCAGTCAGAAAACTGTAGAGCGCGTAAAGGAGTTGGCGAAACTTCATAATTATCGTCCTAACCCTGTAGCTGTTAATTTAAAAAGCAGTAGAAGCGGCACCATTGGTGTGATCATTCCAAATATTGCCAATGTGTTCTTTGCAAAAGTACTTTCTGGTATCGAAGCTAGAGCACAGGAAGAAGGTTTGCAGGTAATTACCTATATTTCTAACGAATCTTATGATAGAGAAGTACAAATTATAGATCATCTAACGTCTGGTTTTGTTGATGGTGTTTTACTTTCTATAGCCGAAGAAACTCAGCGTAAGCGTGCTTTTGATCATATCTATCAGCTAATCGATTACGATATTCCTGTAGTTTTATACGATCGTATTAATTACGATATGCCGGTGGATAAAGTTGGTGTAGATGATGCCGAAAGCTTTAAAAAGGTAACTAATAAACTTATCAAAAAAGGACTAAAAAAGATTGGTGTTGTTTCAACAATACTGCATTTGGTAAATGGTAAGGAAAGGATTCGTGGTTATCAGGAAGCTTTGTTACCAAGCATGAAAGAACATATAGCTGCTTCTACTCGTAGAGAATTTTTAGATGAAAGAATTCGCGAAATTCTTATTGAAGATCGTGTTCAGGCTGTGCTATGTTGTGATACCGAAAGTACGATGAAAGTTTATCGTTACGCTCACGAACATAATATCCGTATTCCTGAGGATTTAAAAGTTGTAGGATTTCTAAATGAAGAAATTACTAAATACCTAACTCCGTCAATCAGCTATATAGAGCAGAATCCACGTAAGATTGGTAAAGGAGCAATGAAACTTCTAGGAAAACGATTAAAAGGAGAAGCAGAATTGAATAAAACCACCGAGAAAATTATCAAAACTAAATTGATGCATTTAGAATCTACCGATTTTGATTCTGATAAGTGA
- a CDS encoding SDR family oxidoreductase, whose product MIDENKTAKLSSSKILVTGGAGFIGSNLCKTLLDFNAEVTCLDNFSTGKRQNLQRFEDHPNFSLIEADIRDSEACKKACENIDYVLHQAALGSVPRSIKDPQTTNEVNVSGFLNMLVAAKENKVKRFIYAASSSTYGDASDLPKIEDNIGKPLSPYAITKYVNELYADVFQKTYGLENIGLRYFNVFGRNQDPNGAYAAVIPKFVKKLMDHKSPTINGDGSFSRDFTYIDNVIQMNLLAVTTDNPKAVNQVYNVACGGRTDLNELLDILQLELAKFDPEISKISAEYGPARQGDVPHSQASIEKAKELLGYRPNFSVKEGLTEAVSWYWNNLK is encoded by the coding sequence ATTATAGACGAAAATAAAACAGCAAAGCTTTCCTCCAGTAAAATTCTTGTTACCGGAGGAGCTGGTTTTATTGGATCAAACCTTTGCAAAACACTTCTAGATTTTAATGCTGAAGTAACTTGTCTGGACAATTTTTCTACCGGAAAAAGACAAAATTTACAACGTTTTGAAGATCATCCTAATTTTAGTCTAATAGAAGCAGATATTCGAGATTCAGAAGCATGCAAAAAAGCCTGCGAAAATATCGATTATGTTTTGCATCAGGCTGCTTTGGGCTCGGTGCCACGTTCAATTAAAGATCCGCAAACAACCAACGAGGTCAATGTAAGTGGATTCTTAAATATGTTGGTCGCTGCGAAAGAAAATAAAGTAAAAAGATTTATCTACGCAGCAAGTTCATCTACTTATGGTGATGCTTCAGATTTGCCAAAAATAGAAGATAATATAGGGAAACCTTTGTCACCATATGCTATTACTAAATATGTAAACGAACTTTATGCTGATGTGTTTCAGAAAACGTATGGCTTAGAAAATATTGGTTTACGTTATTTTAATGTTTTCGGTAGAAATCAGGATCCCAACGGTGCGTATGCTGCGGTAATTCCGAAGTTTGTAAAAAAACTAATGGATCATAAATCGCCAACGATCAATGGCGATGGAAGTTTCTCCAGGGATTTTACCTATATAGATAACGTGATTCAAATGAATCTTCTTGCAGTTACCACCGACAATCCAAAAGCCGTTAATCAGGTTTATAATGTCGCTTGTGGAGGAAGAACCGATCTTAATGAACTTCTTGATATATTGCAATTAGAATTAGCTAAATTTGATCCTGAAATTTCAAAGATTTCTGCTGAATATGGTCCCGCACGTCAAGGTGATGTGCCACATTCTCAGGCTTCAATAGAAAAGGCAAAAGAGCTACTTGGATATCGGCCTAATTTTTCAGTAAAAGAAGGTTTAACTGAAGCCGTTTCCTGGTATTGGAATAACTTAAAGTAA
- a CDS encoding nucleotide sugar dehydrogenase → MTKKKIAVIGLGYVGLPLARLFATKYAVVGFDINQSRISELNHGEDKTLEVENKILKAVLKEENSEENGLFCTNNLSDLESCNFYIITVPTPVDRNNKPDLTPLYKSSETVGKVIQEGDIVVYESTVYPGATEEECVPVLEKISGLTFNKDFFVGYSPERINPGDKKHTVDKILKVTSGSTSVIAEEINNLYASVITAGTHLAPSIKVAEAAKVIENSQRDINIAFVNELAKIFNILEIDTRAVLEAAGTKWNFIPFTPGLVGGHCIGVDPYYLAQKAQAVGYHPEIILAGRRMNDSMGQYVAAEMVKLMLKNDLKVKDSNILILGFTFKENCPDVRNTRVIDVYRNLIEYGVNVSVYDPLANPEEVLYEYGVKTLDQKPDAKFDALILAVAHQKFLEIDLTELKTENAVIYDVKGVLGEKADKKL, encoded by the coding sequence ATGACTAAAAAGAAAATAGCTGTAATTGGTCTTGGATATGTAGGGCTGCCCTTAGCGCGACTTTTTGCTACAAAATACGCTGTTGTAGGTTTTGATATTAATCAATCTCGCATAAGTGAGCTAAATCACGGCGAAGACAAAACGCTTGAGGTTGAAAATAAAATTCTAAAAGCTGTTTTAAAAGAAGAAAATTCAGAAGAAAACGGACTATTCTGCACAAATAATTTAAGTGATCTGGAATCTTGTAATTTCTACATTATCACTGTGCCAACTCCAGTAGACAGAAATAACAAACCAGATCTTACGCCATTATATAAAAGCAGTGAAACAGTTGGGAAAGTGATACAGGAGGGAGATATTGTAGTTTACGAAAGTACAGTTTATCCAGGCGCTACAGAAGAAGAATGTGTGCCGGTTTTAGAAAAGATAAGCGGACTCACATTCAACAAAGATTTTTTTGTCGGCTATTCGCCAGAGCGTATTAATCCAGGAGATAAAAAGCATACTGTAGATAAAATTTTAAAAGTAACTTCGGGTTCAACTTCAGTTATTGCTGAAGAAATAAATAACCTATATGCCTCGGTAATTACAGCAGGAACGCATCTGGCGCCTTCAATAAAAGTTGCTGAAGCTGCGAAGGTTATAGAAAACTCGCAACGGGATATTAATATCGCTTTTGTAAATGAGTTGGCAAAAATTTTTAATATTCTTGAAATTGATACCAGAGCGGTTTTAGAAGCTGCGGGAACAAAATGGAATTTTATTCCGTTTACCCCAGGTTTGGTTGGTGGTCACTGTATTGGTGTAGATCCTTACTATTTAGCGCAAAAAGCACAGGCAGTGGGATATCATCCAGAGATTATTCTTGCCGGTAGACGTATGAATGATAGTATGGGCCAATATGTTGCGGCAGAAATGGTAAAATTAATGCTGAAAAATGATCTTAAAGTTAAAGATTCCAATATTCTAATTTTAGGATTTACTTTCAAAGAAAACTGCCCAGATGTGCGCAATACACGAGTGATCGACGTCTATCGAAATTTAATTGAATATGGAGTAAACGTGTCGGTTTATGATCCTTTAGCGAACCCTGAAGAAGTTTTATATGAGTACGGCGTGAAAACACTCGATCAAAAACCAGATGCAAAATTCGACGCTTTGATCTTAGCTGTAGCACATCAGAAATTTTTGGAAATAGATTTAACCGAATTGAAAACTGAAAATGCTGTAATTTACGATGTAAAAGGTGTTTTAGGCGAAAAAGCCGATAAAAAATTGTAA
- a CDS encoding sugar transferase yields MYRKYVKSTADFIFALFTIVLFLPVFLIIILLILIFDGFNPFFIQDRVGKDACSFRIYKFKTMNDKTDFEGKLLKEDLRVTPLGRILRQSGLDEIPQLFNILKLEMSFIGPRPLPVYYIDLENELQRDRHRVLPGITGLAQITGRNSLKWPQKYRLDNYYIENQSFWLDFKILLKTLLSSNGYDALNFENVIPEKNAE; encoded by the coding sequence ATGTATCGTAAATACGTAAAAAGCACTGCCGACTTTATTTTTGCGTTGTTTACAATCGTATTATTTCTTCCTGTCTTTCTAATAATTATTTTACTCATATTAATTTTCGATGGTTTCAATCCATTTTTTATTCAGGATCGGGTAGGGAAGGATGCTTGCAGTTTTAGGATTTACAAGTTCAAAACGATGAACGATAAAACGGATTTTGAAGGGAAACTTTTAAAAGAAGATCTTCGCGTTACTCCTTTAGGCCGAATTTTAAGACAATCTGGTTTAGATGAAATTCCGCAACTTTTTAATATTCTTAAATTAGAGATGAGCTTTATTGGCCCAAGACCTTTGCCGGTTTATTACATCGATCTAGAAAATGAATTACAACGTGATCGGCATCGTGTGTTGCCCGGAATCACCGGTTTAGCACAAATCACTGGCCGAAATTCATTGAAATGGCCACAAAAATATCGACTAGATAATTATTATATCGAAAACCAGAGTTTTTGGTTGGATTTTAAAATTTTGCTGAAAACATTACTGAGCTCTAATGGTTACGATGCTTTAAATTTTGAGAATGTTATTCCTGAAAAAAACGCAGAATAA
- a CDS encoding DegT/DnrJ/EryC1/StrS family aminotransferase: protein MKKIWLSPPHLSGNELQKIQQVFQENWIAPVGPQIAEFEARISSFLETEGHQVVATNSATSALHLALKLLNIGEGDVVICQSLSFAASVNPVLYQGALPVFVDSEKETYNLSPDFLEEAIKDQIKKRKKPKAIIAVHIYGMPYKVDEIHRISAQYEIPIIEDAAEAMGSYYRNKPCGSYGDLAIYSFNGNKIITTSAGGALICSNKIQKNKAIFWATQSKEDEDFYLHKEVGYNYRMSNVLAAIGLSQLDVLEERVKKKQEIQQFYSSFLNKVEGFKVFKEASEEFFSNHWLTILQINPEKSPISVIDLMKKLAKKNIESRRIWKPLHTQPVFAEFDFYGSEVAEKIFENGLCLPSGTAMTKADLQFIKTELLAAVKHA, encoded by the coding sequence ATGAAAAAAATATGGCTTTCACCGCCGCATTTAAGTGGTAACGAATTGCAAAAAATACAACAGGTTTTTCAGGAAAACTGGATCGCACCGGTTGGTCCCCAGATTGCCGAATTCGAAGCTCGAATTTCTTCATTTTTAGAAACTGAAGGTCATCAAGTTGTTGCAACCAACTCAGCAACTTCAGCTTTACACTTAGCTTTAAAATTATTGAATATTGGAGAAGGAGATGTGGTAATTTGCCAAAGTTTAAGTTTTGCCGCTTCGGTAAACCCGGTTTTGTATCAAGGTGCGCTACCGGTTTTTGTAGATAGCGAAAAGGAAACCTACAATCTTTCGCCAGATTTTCTGGAAGAAGCTATAAAAGACCAGATCAAAAAAAGAAAGAAGCCCAAAGCAATAATCGCGGTCCATATCTACGGAATGCCCTATAAAGTAGATGAAATTCATCGAATTTCGGCTCAATATGAAATACCTATTATCGAAGATGCTGCTGAAGCTATGGGAAGTTATTATAGAAACAAACCTTGCGGTAGCTATGGGGATTTAGCGATTTACTCTTTCAATGGTAATAAAATAATTACTACTTCGGCTGGTGGTGCGCTGATTTGTAGTAATAAAATTCAGAAAAATAAAGCTATTTTTTGGGCAACGCAGTCTAAAGAAGATGAAGATTTTTACCTTCACAAGGAAGTTGGTTACAATTATAGGATGAGTAACGTGTTGGCAGCAATTGGTTTGTCACAATTAGATGTTTTGGAAGAGCGCGTAAAAAAGAAACAAGAAATTCAGCAATTTTATAGTTCTTTTCTGAATAAAGTTGAAGGTTTTAAAGTATTTAAAGAAGCTTCGGAAGAATTTTTTAGTAATCATTGGTTGACGATTCTTCAAATTAATCCTGAAAAATCTCCAATTTCGGTTATAGACCTGATGAAAAAATTGGCTAAGAAAAATATCGAAAGTCGGCGTATCTGGAAACCTTTGCATACCCAACCTGTTTTTGCTGAATTTGATTTCTATGGGAGCGAGGTTGCGGAGAAAATCTTTGAAAATGGCTTATGTTTGCCCTCAGGAACTGCGATGACTAAAGCAGATCTTCAATTTATAAAAACCGAACTATTAGCGGCTGTAAAACATGCTTAA
- a CDS encoding polysaccharide biosynthesis protein, whose product MLKPDLKEQIILIGEASKFQEVSEFIHRKWPKSNILNFDKYQLYSEDFLNFEFQENNCSVIYVEENYKSDFGTKASFLDNAIRAKADLFTIALQENLNDFNFKEFELQDLYKIEKVRPSKFPQKNKKLLITGGAGYIGSALVKYYSDSFSEIIILDQSESALFFLKEEIGFLYPSANIRCFLADVTNRQKMTSIFEEFEPEIVIHAAAYKHVSLLENEIEEAIKNNIAGAYILFYLAETYKAEQCILLSTDKAVEPKSVMGKSKLWAERLCFWFSQMGEKTAFKTIRFGNVLGSTGSVLPVWQKQIEWKNAINLTDGNASRYFFTLQEVFKLTDFILESESSGKIFISENEQAVSLNTLANLKLYNRSADILRTELKRGEKKQEQLLAENEKEIQRNGNFLILENTEINDDFMEQLSVLLSDKISPEEKKTIIEDYKL is encoded by the coding sequence ATGCTTAAACCAGATCTAAAAGAGCAAATTATTTTAATAGGAGAAGCTTCCAAATTTCAGGAAGTTTCTGAATTTATTCACCGAAAATGGCCAAAATCGAACATTTTAAATTTCGATAAATATCAGCTTTATTCTGAAGATTTTTTGAATTTTGAGTTTCAAGAAAATAACTGTTCTGTAATTTATGTTGAAGAGAATTATAAATCTGATTTTGGAACTAAAGCTAGTTTTTTAGATAATGCCATTAGAGCAAAAGCAGATCTTTTTACGATTGCTCTTCAGGAAAATCTAAACGATTTCAATTTTAAAGAATTTGAGCTTCAGGATCTTTATAAAATCGAAAAGGTACGTCCGAGTAAATTTCCGCAGAAAAATAAAAAGTTATTGATTACTGGTGGTGCCGGGTATATCGGTTCAGCTTTGGTAAAATATTATTCAGATTCGTTTTCAGAAATTATAATTTTAGATCAGAGTGAGTCGGCCTTGTTTTTTCTAAAAGAAGAAATTGGTTTTTTATACCCTAGTGCCAATATTCGATGTTTTTTAGCCGATGTTACCAACCGGCAAAAAATGACTTCTATATTCGAAGAATTTGAACCAGAAATTGTGATTCATGCAGCAGCTTATAAACATGTTAGTTTATTGGAAAATGAGATTGAAGAAGCGATAAAAAATAATATTGCTGGCGCTTATATTTTGTTTTATCTAGCCGAAACTTATAAAGCAGAGCAATGTATTTTACTGTCGACAGATAAAGCGGTAGAGCCAAAATCTGTTATGGGAAAAAGCAAACTTTGGGCAGAAAGATTATGTTTCTGGTTTTCGCAAATGGGAGAGAAGACAGCTTTTAAAACGATTCGGTTTGGGAATGTTTTGGGAAGCACTGGCTCGGTTTTACCGGTTTGGCAGAAGCAGATTGAGTGGAAAAATGCTATAAATCTAACCGATGGCAATGCTTCACGATACTTTTTTACGCTTCAGGAGGTATTTAAGCTTACCGATTTTATTTTGGAAAGTGAAAGTTCTGGTAAAATTTTCATTTCCGAGAATGAACAAGCAGTTTCGTTAAACACACTTGCAAATCTTAAGTTGTATAATCGATCTGCCGATATTTTGCGGACAGAATTAAAGCGGGGCGAAAAGAAGCAAGAACAATTACTTGCTGAAAATGAGAAAGAGATTCAACGAAATGGTAATTTTTTAATTCTGGAAAATACCGAGATCAATGACGATTTTATGGAACAGCTTAGCGTGTTGCTGAGTGATAAAATCTCGCCAGAGGAAAAAAAAACGATTATAGAAGACTATAAACTTTAG
- a CDS encoding tyrosine-protein phosphatase, whose translation MFSFFSKKYFFVDLLEGFTDFHNHILPGIDDGSPDVETSLQLLQKFGEFGVTSFVHTPHVMNDYHPNTPKTINAALAELQAAQAAHIKNSAAAEYMMDQSLMEKLDDEELLKISGNFSLVEMSFLQAPINLKEIIFKLQNKGHVLILAHPERYGFNHSADLKKYIDLKNRGCYFQLNMLSLSEHYGKGIQKMAFKLLENQMIDYISSDTHRMEHLEKLQNIKLKSKEIEMLKPIIEKSKELFA comes from the coding sequence ATGTTTTCATTCTTTTCGAAGAAATATTTTTTTGTGGATTTGCTAGAAGGTTTTACCGACTTTCATAACCATATCCTACCAGGAATCGATGATGGTTCTCCCGATGTTGAAACAAGCCTTCAGTTACTACAAAAATTTGGAGAGTTTGGAGTTACAAGCTTTGTACACACCCCGCACGTGATGAATGACTATCATCCCAATACTCCAAAAACCATTAATGCTGCATTGGCAGAATTACAAGCTGCCCAAGCAGCGCATATTAAAAATTCAGCAGCTGCAGAATATATGATGGATCAATCCTTAATGGAAAAACTTGATGATGAAGAACTCCTAAAAATTTCAGGAAACTTCAGCCTGGTTGAGATGTCGTTTTTACAAGCCCCCATTAACCTAAAAGAAATCATCTTTAAACTTCAAAATAAAGGTCACGTATTAATACTTGCCCATCCAGAGCGCTATGGATTTAATCATTCCGCAGATCTAAAAAAATATATAGATCTTAAAAATCGTGGCTGCTATTTTCAATTGAATATGCTTTCGCTTTCTGAACACTACGGAAAAGGAATCCAAAAAATGGCCTTTAAACTTCTCGAAAATCAAATGATCGATTATATAAGTAGTGATACACACCGAATGGAACATCTAGAAAAACTTCAAAACATCAAATTAAAATCGAAAGAAATAGAAATGCTAAAACCGATTATAGAAAAAAGTAAAGAGCTTTTTGCCTAA
- a CDS encoding PAS domain-containing protein, whose amino-acid sequence MSALKKEPHNYISHCTSLDSLKRILIENCDFDILVLQLNYRESNLNKILDFVTHHKDFPVLIITNSKVRKYAYDSFARGIEDYMHIAEVTPSSLKRSIDFTIKRKYYKCKIERSENNYKTLFYASPLPMWVLDRQTLKFLSVNQAAINHYGYSEEEFLQKSASKIWDVDEEKKQLLIQKKRTSEFFKDTIGHRKKNGQLIRVNFHSTPIDFDGRAARLTIANDVTQNLKIKKALENSEERFKALVQEGGDLIAILDKNLKYKYVSPGSENILHFKLEDIEHQSFLNHVHPEDQPYITTLLQAVKKVPNKKTSFPFYRYFDGNGYCRFIETKATNLLDYGPVKGIVINSRDVTDLVEQRNRLSESLSNYEIVSEATSDIITEYDIRNETVKISKAIYKVCGYDPKEIEQNEFIDWWNENIHPEDRVQVNEKIQKAIVSGERKFQLEYRFKCANGFYKVFLDRSYIVFGSNGKPEKIIASKQDITQQIEHLKQIEKRNRKLEEIAWQQSHMVRAPLAKIMGLVQLIKHDKKNAVENEDLLEKLLNSADDLDAIVRKIAEKTYNN is encoded by the coding sequence ATGAGCGCTTTAAAAAAAGAACCTCATAATTATATTTCACATTGTACTAGCTTAGATTCTCTAAAAAGGATATTAATTGAAAATTGCGACTTTGACATTTTGGTTTTGCAATTAAATTATAGAGAATCGAATTTAAATAAAATATTAGATTTTGTAACTCACCATAAAGATTTTCCTGTATTAATAATAACAAATAGCAAAGTTAGAAAATATGCCTACGACTCTTTTGCCAGAGGGATAGAAGATTATATGCATATAGCAGAAGTAACACCATCTTCTTTAAAACGCAGCATAGATTTTACTATAAAGCGTAAATATTACAAGTGCAAAATAGAGCGATCGGAGAACAATTATAAAACACTTTTTTATGCTTCGCCACTTCCAATGTGGGTTCTTGATCGCCAAACTTTAAAGTTTTTAAGTGTCAATCAAGCCGCTATAAATCATTATGGCTATTCTGAAGAAGAATTTTTACAGAAATCTGCAAGTAAAATTTGGGATGTCGATGAAGAAAAAAAGCAATTATTAATTCAGAAAAAACGAACGAGTGAGTTCTTCAAGGATACCATTGGTCATAGAAAAAAAAACGGACAATTAATTCGAGTTAATTTTCACAGTACGCCTATAGATTTCGATGGTCGTGCCGCCAGATTAACAATTGCCAACGATGTAACACAGAACTTAAAAATTAAAAAAGCTCTGGAAAATAGCGAAGAGCGTTTTAAGGCTTTGGTTCAGGAAGGTGGTGATTTAATTGCCATTTTAGATAAAAATTTAAAATATAAATATGTTAGTCCTGGTAGCGAGAATATTTTACATTTTAAGTTGGAAGATATCGAACATCAAAGTTTTCTAAATCATGTACATCCCGAAGATCAACCCTATATAACTACTTTATTACAAGCGGTAAAAAAAGTGCCAAATAAAAAAACGAGTTTTCCTTTCTATAGATACTTTGATGGTAATGGATATTGTCGCTTTATTGAAACTAAAGCTACCAACCTTTTAGATTACGGCCCTGTAAAGGGAATAGTTATTAATAGCAGAGATGTAACCGATTTGGTAGAGCAAAGAAATAGGCTTTCAGAAAGTTTATCTAATTATGAAATTGTTTCAGAAGCAACCAGTGATATAATAACTGAGTATGATATACGAAATGAAACTGTAAAAATTTCTAAGGCGATTTATAAGGTTTGCGGATACGATCCTAAAGAAATTGAACAAAATGAATTTATAGATTGGTGGAATGAAAATATTCATCCTGAAGATCGTGTTCAAGTAAATGAAAAGATTCAAAAGGCAATCGTTTCTGGAGAACGCAAATTTCAGCTTGAATATCGTTTTAAATGCGCTAATGGATTTTATAAAGTTTTTTTAGATCGTAGTTATATTGTTTTTGGCTCGAACGGTAAACCCGAAAAAATTATAGCGTCAAAACAAGATATTACTCAGCAAATAGAGCATCTGAAACAAATTGAAAAAAGAAATCGTAAACTGGAGGAAATCGCCTGGCAGCAGTCACATATGGTTAGAGCACCGCTAGCAAAAATCATGGGATTAGTGCAACTTATAAAGCACGATAAAAAAAATGCCGTAGAAAATGAAGATTTGTTAGAAAAATTATTAAATTCCGCGGATGATTTGGATGCTATCGTTAGAAAAATAGCTGAGAAAACATACAATAATTAG